One window from the genome of Diospyros lotus cultivar Yz01 chromosome 11, ASM1463336v1, whole genome shotgun sequence encodes:
- the LOC127813489 gene encoding protein FAR-RED IMPAIRED RESPONSE 1-like, protein MVDKGNENVEIEDDELLGEADNVIIREDMNTLDDELLGEDGPFVPKVGMKFNNENAVFNFYKSYAYEIGFPVRKRNSKKGDDGVVKLYRCNRELSAHVKRRLEVNDVAGIPLYKSFNSAVVEAGGYDQMTCVEKDCRNYIEKVRRLRLGEGDAVAIQAYFLRMQIQCPGFYFSIDLDDEARLKNVFWADNRCREAYKEFGNVVTFDTTYLTNKYDMPFAPFVGVNHHGQSTLLGCGLVSNEDTETFVWLFKTWLQCMHGQAPTGIIADQDRAMQNAIQIVFPNTKHRWCLWHILKKLPEKFGNHVHKGSIHSAIHDVVYESQTPEEFEQG, encoded by the exons ATGGTCGACAAAG gaaatgaaaatgttgAAATTGAGGATGATGAACTTTTGGGAGAAGCTGATAATGTGATAATAAGAGAGGATATGAACACATTGGATGATGAATTGTTAGGAGAAGATGGTCCATTTGTGCCTAAGGTTGGGATGAAGTTCAATAATGAAAATGCAGTATTCAATTTTTACAAATCATATGCTTATGAGATAGGCTTCCCAGTTAGGAAAAGGAACTCAAAGAAGGGTGACGATGGGGTTGTAAA GTTGTATCGATGCAATCGAGAACTTAGTGCACATGTGAAACGTAGGCTTGAAGTAAATGATGTTGCTGGGATTCCATTGTACAAAAGTTTTAACTCAGCAGTTGTTGAGGCAGGGGGATATGACCAAATGACTTGCGTCGAAAAAGATTGTAGAAATTACATTGAAAAAGTCAGGCGGTTAAGACTCGGGGAAGGAGATGCTGTTGCAATACAAGCATACTTCTTGAGAATGCAAATTCAATGCCCTGGTTTTTATTTCAGTATTGATTTAGATGATGAGGCTCGATTGAAGAACGTGTTCTGGGCAGATAATAGGTGCAGGGAAGCCTATAAGGAGTTTGGCAATGTAGTCACATTTGATACCACATATCTTACGAATAAGTATGACATGCCGTTCGCCCCTTTTGTTGGTGTTAATCATCATGGCCAATCGACACTGCTTGGATGTGGTTTAGTGTCAAACGAGGACACTGAGACTTTTGTTTGGCTCTTTAAGACATGGCTCCAGTGCATGCATGGTCAAGCTCCCACTGGCATAATAGCAGACCAAGATAGGGCAATGCAAAATGCAATTCAGATAGTTTTTCCAAACACTAAGCATAGATGGTGTTTGTGGCATATTCTTAAAAAGTTACCAGAAAAATTTGGGAACCATGTTCATAAGGGTTCTATACATTCAGCAATCCACGATGTAGTCTATGAATCCCAAACTCCCGAAGAATTTGAACAGGGCTAG